In Bacteroidota bacterium, a genomic segment contains:
- a CDS encoding glycosyl hydrolase: MKAFCLFIVGLVFLSSPSVAQDGGATVSDLDFSTLEFRNIGPAFPSGRIADMAIHPENNNVWYIAVGSGGVWKTTNSGTTWESIFEGQGSYSTGAITIDPNNPHIIWVGTGENVGGRHVAYGDGIYRSMDGGKSWKNLGLKTSEHISKIVVHPENSDVVWVASQGPLWSAGGERGIYKTVDGGKTWTRTLGDDEWVGATDLVIDPRDSDVLYAATWQRHRNVAAYMGGGPGSGLHKSTDGGETWVELTKGIPKSNLGKIGLAISYHNPDHLYAAIELDRRSGGVFMSSDRGASWKKMSDTVSGATGPHYYQELYTSPHAEGRLYLMDVRVQISEDHGKTFRRLNESDKHSDNHAIAFREDDPNYILMGTDGGIYESFDNAATWKFVENLALTQYYKVAVDDALPFYNVYGGTQDNGSHGGPSRTDNRHGIRNADWFKTLGADGHQSAVEPGNPNIIYAETQQGGLHRVDRVTGEQVYIQPQSLDGTFERFNWDAPIKVSPHAPATLYFASQHVWKSTDRGDSWMQISDDLTRNQDRLTLPIMGRTQSWDNAWDLFAMSKYNTITSLDESSLVRGLLYAGTDDGLVQVSEDDGANWRSIEVGSMPGVPATAFVNHIYADLHDANTVYVVLDNHKYGDLNPYVLKSTNRGRNWTSLADDLPERTLMWRIVQDHVNPDLLFLAHEFGLSFSVDGGEAWMAFKGGLPTISFRDLTIQKRENDLVGASFGRSFFILDDYSPLRDINESLLAQDAHLFPVKDALLYVPRDVVGNSVGSNYYKAPNPDYGAVFTYYLKDSWESMKAKRKAEEKEAGEDDIPFPGWDALEAESEEVADKIELVVRDANEAVVNRVKGSTKKGLHRVAWNLRHTNKAPIEPGESSSNNGFLVTPGVYTATVTQTSNGVMTDLTDPVTFNVVPLYEPTLDGASPEAIIAFREKMDGFRADLAVFNKDLEDHQDLIAAMQSAHARASQPDAGLVTQLHEARQTLLDIEQAMQGYSVKGSVGEPNPPSPQSRMFVGFRGLSTTYGPTPTHEAAVDKGISDLATLQAALNSFAETVPALQSALAATGAPPIATDN, translated from the coding sequence ATGAAAGCTTTTTGCCTCTTTATTGTTGGTCTTGTTTTCCTGAGTTCTCCGAGTGTAGCCCAAGATGGTGGCGCGACGGTTTCTGACCTGGATTTTAGCACCCTCGAATTTCGAAATATCGGACCTGCATTCCCTTCTGGACGTATTGCCGACATGGCCATCCATCCAGAAAACAACAACGTCTGGTACATCGCAGTGGGTTCTGGCGGCGTATGGAAAACAACCAATTCCGGCACAACATGGGAGTCGATTTTTGAGGGGCAGGGCTCGTATTCAACAGGTGCCATCACCATCGATCCGAATAACCCCCACATCATTTGGGTTGGAACAGGAGAAAACGTAGGTGGGCGCCACGTAGCTTATGGAGACGGCATCTACAGGAGTATGGATGGCGGGAAGTCCTGGAAAAACCTGGGACTTAAAACGAGTGAGCACATCTCGAAAATTGTGGTGCATCCGGAAAACTCAGATGTTGTATGGGTCGCTTCGCAAGGTCCGCTTTGGAGCGCTGGTGGTGAGCGCGGCATTTATAAAACGGTCGACGGCGGAAAAACTTGGACGCGCACGCTGGGTGATGACGAGTGGGTTGGGGCAACGGACCTCGTGATCGACCCGCGCGACTCAGATGTGCTGTACGCTGCAACCTGGCAACGCCATCGTAATGTTGCTGCGTACATGGGTGGCGGTCCTGGTTCTGGTCTACACAAAAGTACTGATGGAGGCGAGACGTGGGTTGAGCTTACCAAAGGCATCCCCAAATCGAACCTGGGTAAAATTGGTCTCGCCATTTCGTACCACAACCCCGACCATCTGTATGCCGCCATCGAGCTAGATCGCCGAAGTGGTGGGGTGTTTATGTCGAGCGACCGCGGTGCTTCGTGGAAGAAAATGTCGGACACCGTATCGGGCGCAACGGGGCCGCATTATTATCAGGAGCTATACACGTCTCCTCATGCGGAAGGCCGGCTCTACCTCATGGACGTGCGGGTGCAGATTTCAGAGGACCACGGCAAAACGTTTCGCCGGCTCAATGAAAGCGACAAACACTCTGACAACCATGCCATTGCCTTCCGCGAAGACGACCCGAACTACATCCTGATGGGGACAGATGGCGGAATCTATGAATCGTTTGATAACGCAGCTACCTGGAAGTTTGTTGAAAACCTGGCCCTTACCCAGTATTACAAAGTAGCCGTTGATGATGCGCTACCGTTCTACAACGTGTATGGTGGCACGCAGGACAACGGTTCACACGGCGGTCCTTCTCGCACAGACAACCGCCACGGCATCCGCAATGCCGACTGGTTTAAAACCCTCGGGGCCGACGGGCACCAGTCTGCGGTTGAGCCAGGCAACCCAAACATCATCTACGCAGAAACCCAGCAAGGTGGCTTACACCGCGTTGATCGGGTGACGGGTGAGCAGGTATACATCCAGCCGCAATCGTTGGATGGCACCTTCGAGCGGTTCAACTGGGATGCGCCGATTAAAGTGAGTCCGCATGCGCCGGCTACGTTGTATTTCGCGTCCCAACACGTTTGGAAATCAACCGACCGGGGGGATAGCTGGATGCAAATCTCAGATGACCTGACGCGAAATCAGGATCGGCTGACATTGCCAATCATGGGACGTACGCAGAGTTGGGATAACGCCTGGGACCTGTTTGCGATGTCTAAATACAACACCATTACTTCACTCGATGAATCTTCTCTAGTACGAGGTTTACTGTATGCAGGTACAGATGACGGCTTGGTGCAGGTGAGCGAAGACGATGGTGCCAACTGGAGATCCATCGAAGTAGGCAGCATGCCTGGTGTGCCCGCGACTGCTTTTGTGAACCACATATATGCCGACCTGCACGACGCAAACACGGTGTACGTCGTGTTGGATAACCATAAGTACGGTGATTTGAATCCGTACGTACTGAAGAGTACAAACCGCGGACGCAACTGGACTTCGCTGGCAGACGATTTGCCAGAGCGTACCCTGATGTGGCGCATAGTCCAGGACCATGTAAATCCAGACTTGTTATTCCTGGCGCATGAATTTGGCCTCTCATTCTCCGTTGACGGGGGAGAAGCCTGGATGGCGTTTAAAGGTGGCCTTCCAACCATATCCTTCCGTGACCTCACGATCCAAAAACGCGAAAACGATCTGGTCGGCGCGTCGTTTGGCCGGAGCTTTTTTATTCTGGATGACTACTCGCCGCTTCGAGATATAAACGAATCGTTGCTCGCGCAAGATGCGCATCTTTTCCCTGTGAAAGACGCATTGCTTTATGTGCCACGCGACGTTGTGGGCAACTCGGTGGGATCCAATTATTACAAGGCGCCAAATCCGGACTACGGGGCTGTCTTTACCTACTACCTCAAGGATAGCTGGGAATCGATGAAGGCCAAGCGCAAAGCCGAAGAAAAAGAGGCCGGCGAGGATGATATTCCATTCCCTGGTTGGGATGCGTTGGAAGCGGAAAGTGAAGAGGTGGCGGACAAAATTGAGCTGGTAGTGCGCGATGCCAATGAAGCTGTTGTAAATCGCGTGAAAGGCAGCACGAAGAAAGGACTACATCGCGTCGCCTGGAATCTTCGCCATACCAACAAGGCACCGATTGAGCCAGGGGAATCGTCAAGCAACAATGGTTTTCTGGTTACCCCCGGTGTGTATACGGCTACGGTAACCCAAACGTCCAACGGCGTTATGACAGACTTAACCGATCCGGTTACCTTTAACGTTGTGCCGTTGTATGAGCCAACGCTTGATGGTGCTTCTCCAGAGGCAATCATTGCATTCCGGGAGAAAATGGATGGATTCCGTGCAGATCTCGCTGTCTTTAATAAAGATCTGGAAGATCACCAGGATCTCATCGCAGCAATGCAATCTGCGCATGCACGCGCATCGCAGCCTGATGCCGGCCTGGTAACACAGCTTCACGAGGCGCGTCAAACCTTGCTAGATATCGAGCAGGCCATGCAGGGCTATTCCGTTAAGGGAAGCGTCGGCGAGCCCAATCCGCCTTCGCCACAGTCGCGGATGTTTGTTGGATTCCGTGGCTTGAGCACTACATATGGCCCGACGCCTACGCACGAGGCGGCAGTGGACAAAGGGATTTCAGATCTTGCAACATTGCAGGCAGCGTTGAATTCGTTTGCAGAAACGGTGCCTGCGCTCCAATCCGCGCTCGCTGCAACGGGTGCGCCACCGATTGCTACCGATAACTAA
- a CDS encoding mannitol dehydrogenase family protein has product MITLPLNQKNLDQVSTHIQPPQYDRHAVKTGIVHIGVGGFHRSHQAWYTDALLGEYGATDWGICGIGLREADRKMAEVLQRQDGLYTLITQHPDGQIENQVIGSITEYILAMDEPVRAINKMADADTKIVSLTITEGGYNMTAEGSFDFTDAGVVHDLNHPEAPTTVFGFLAAALQKRKDTGLPAFTVLSCDNVEHNGDVAKKALLSFVSKLDPALETWIANNVCFPNAMVDRITPVTHAKDITYLRDSFGLDDAWPVTCEPFIQWVIEDKFSNGRPPYEKVGAQFVPDVTPYEKMKLRLLNAGHSVVGIPGAIYGHPTINACMEDAVFATFMRSFLDKEATPVLDTVEGIDLDQYKDTLAARFANPNIKDSVSRICSESAAKLPKFLIPTLRENLHRGGSIKYATLILAAWCFYSDKQANQHGAPLEIIDVMREQLHEAAQGTAQDPLSFLRLYTIFGDLIDHKQFVDAYTDMIHHLYSGIDISRLMQSL; this is encoded by the coding sequence ATGATCACCCTCCCCCTCAATCAGAAAAACCTGGATCAGGTTTCGACGCATATCCAGCCACCACAGTATGACCGTCACGCGGTTAAAACCGGGATTGTTCATATCGGCGTTGGCGGCTTTCACCGATCCCATCAGGCATGGTATACCGATGCTCTGCTGGGTGAATACGGTGCCACCGATTGGGGCATCTGCGGCATAGGGCTGCGCGAAGCAGACCGCAAAATGGCCGAGGTGCTTCAGCGGCAAGACGGGTTGTATACACTCATCACCCAACACCCCGACGGACAAATTGAAAACCAGGTCATTGGTTCAATCACCGAATATATCCTGGCCATGGATGAACCAGTGCGCGCCATCAACAAAATGGCCGACGCGGATACTAAAATTGTATCCCTCACAATCACGGAAGGCGGCTACAATATGACCGCTGAGGGCAGTTTTGACTTTACCGATGCCGGCGTAGTGCATGACCTGAACCATCCAGAGGCCCCAACAACGGTTTTTGGTTTCCTGGCTGCTGCCCTCCAAAAGCGAAAAGACACAGGGCTGCCGGCGTTTACCGTATTATCGTGTGACAATGTCGAACACAACGGCGATGTAGCAAAAAAAGCCCTGCTATCCTTTGTTTCGAAACTGGACCCTGCACTTGAAACATGGATTGCGAACAATGTGTGTTTTCCCAATGCCATGGTAGACCGGATCACACCCGTTACCCACGCCAAAGACATCACTTATCTGCGAGATTCATTTGGTTTGGATGATGCCTGGCCTGTTACCTGTGAGCCGTTTATCCAGTGGGTGATCGAAGATAAATTCTCGAATGGTCGGCCGCCTTACGAAAAGGTGGGGGCGCAATTTGTCCCGGATGTGACGCCGTATGAGAAAATGAAATTGCGGCTGTTGAATGCCGGTCATTCGGTCGTGGGCATACCCGGTGCCATTTACGGCCACCCCACCATCAACGCCTGCATGGAAGATGCCGTATTTGCAACCTTCATGCGAAGCTTTCTGGACAAAGAAGCCACGCCCGTCCTGGATACCGTGGAAGGTATCGACCTCGACCAGTACAAAGACACCCTCGCCGCGCGTTTTGCCAACCCGAATATCAAAGACAGCGTATCCCGAATCTGCTCCGAAAGCGCAGCCAAACTGCCGAAGTTTTTGATTCCAACGCTCCGGGAAAACTTACACCGAGGCGGGAGCATCAAGTACGCGACCTTGATCCTGGCTGCCTGGTGTTTTTACAGTGACAAACAGGCAAACCAACACGGTGCACCACTTGAAATCATCGATGTCATGCGCGAGCAACTACACGAAGCCGCACAGGGCACTGCCCAAGATCCGCTGAGCTTCTTAAGGCTGTATACTATTTTTGGCGACCTGATCGACCATAAACAATTTGTGGATGCGTATACTGACATGATCCATCACCTGTATAGCGGGATTGATATATCGAGGCTTATGCAGTCGCTATAA
- a CDS encoding DUF3526 domain-containing protein, which yields MADLVREIRFCLNENVVRWTLLIAFVLSGLSLLNGMLAVEHQHSQLEVLKAETEADQAYVMPSQGDPGSAAYYIFHLTYDPPSEFTFVALGSRYELPWKHRIRMLALEGQIYENDPGNPELSYLGKLDFAYLISIVLPLLLIGLLFDLDARERRESRLELLYATSMSGERVLFYRACARALLLFVAVAVPFLIALLYANAPLGAGLSILVAVVLYMLFWLAVCRFVTSRKIASVSAAAILFGLWLLFTTLVPVLGKFSVERMVSVPDGGDILLTQRETVNDAWDLPPEATMDRFVAEHPEWEGRTAVGAEGFEWKWYYAFQQVGDQEASPLTKALYAGIEDRDRQMGLVALFSPPLLIERWLTHTAQTDVTQHLHYMDCVRNFHSSLRHFHYEMMFGDEVFSQEKMKQLPQFEACQ from the coding sequence ATGGCTGATTTAGTCCGTGAAATACGTTTTTGCCTCAACGAGAACGTCGTGCGATGGACCCTCTTGATTGCATTTGTGCTGTCGGGCCTTTCCCTGTTAAATGGCATGCTAGCGGTTGAGCACCAGCATTCGCAATTGGAGGTGCTGAAAGCTGAAACGGAAGCCGACCAGGCTTATGTAATGCCTTCCCAGGGAGATCCGGGAAGCGCCGCGTACTACATTTTCCACCTCACCTACGACCCGCCATCGGAGTTCACATTTGTTGCGCTCGGATCGCGCTACGAATTGCCGTGGAAACACCGCATCCGAATGCTCGCGCTGGAAGGGCAAATTTATGAAAACGATCCTGGCAATCCCGAGTTGTCGTATTTGGGAAAATTGGACTTTGCCTACTTGATATCGATTGTGCTGCCACTATTGTTGATTGGCTTGCTGTTTGATTTGGATGCGCGCGAGCGGCGAGAGTCGCGGCTAGAACTGTTGTATGCAACGAGCATGAGTGGTGAGCGCGTGCTATTTTACCGAGCCTGTGCCCGTGCGTTGTTGCTTTTTGTTGCCGTCGCTGTGCCGTTTCTGATCGCGCTGTTGTACGCTAATGCACCGTTGGGTGCCGGCCTCAGTATTTTGGTGGCTGTGGTCCTCTACATGCTCTTCTGGTTAGCTGTTTGCCGCTTTGTGACGAGCAGGAAAATTGCGAGTGTTTCAGCTGCTGCCATACTCTTTGGCCTCTGGCTGCTGTTCACCACCCTTGTGCCTGTATTGGGGAAATTCAGTGTTGAGCGGATGGTTTCGGTACCCGATGGGGGCGACATCCTGCTCACACAACGGGAAACCGTAAACGATGCGTGGGACCTACCCCCTGAGGCAACGATGGATCGATTTGTAGCAGAACACCCTGAATGGGAAGGCAGAACGGCAGTTGGTGCAGAGGGCTTTGAATGGAAGTGGTATTATGCATTCCAGCAAGTGGGCGATCAGGAAGCTTCGCCATTAACAAAGGCACTATACGCAGGTATTGAAGATCGCGACCGGCAAATGGGGTTGGTGGCGCTCTTTTCCCCGCCGTTGCTCATTGAGCGTTGGCTCACACATACTGCACAAACCGATGTTACGCAGCACCTGCACTACATGGATTGCGTGCGTAATTTCCATAGCAGCCTTCGACACTTTCATTACGAGATGATGTTTGGGGACGAGGTGTTCTCGCAAGAGAAAATGAAGCAGCTGCCGCAATTCGAGGCTTGTCAATAG
- a CDS encoding DUF819 family protein, with product MITEPNQLFALLAGVLALVFWLSTLGPFKKLFEYVPPLIWAYFVPMMLTTVGVTPESSELYSWMSRYLLPLSLFLLMITVDLPAILSLGKKAIIMMLAGTAGIVIGGPIAFMAFGAFLPEDAWQGLATLSGSWIGGTANMIAIKESVGASDAILGPIIVVDTVVGYGWVGILIFMSTIQHKFDKWVKADNTAIESANERLAEIDDERRPSTLNDLVYILGLGMVATIVAIAIGNRLPSLGDPTIISPTTWAILLVVTLGLALSWTPLRKLERAGASRVGFLALYLLLTSIGARADLAAVLEAPYYMLAGMLWISIHVIILMVVAKLIRAPLFFVATGSVANIGGAASAPVVASVYHPAMAPVGLLMGISGYFLGIYAALGCAWILGQLAM from the coding sequence ATGATCACCGAACCAAATCAATTATTTGCGCTGCTCGCCGGCGTGCTGGCGCTGGTTTTCTGGTTGAGTACCCTCGGCCCGTTTAAGAAGCTCTTTGAATACGTCCCGCCGCTGATTTGGGCTTATTTTGTGCCGATGATGCTGACGACGGTAGGCGTTACGCCGGAATCATCTGAGCTCTATTCGTGGATGTCGCGCTACCTGTTGCCGCTGTCGCTCTTTTTGTTGATGATCACGGTAGATTTGCCGGCCATATTGAGCCTCGGTAAAAAGGCCATCATCATGATGCTTGCCGGCACCGCGGGCATTGTTATAGGCGGTCCCATCGCTTTTATGGCGTTTGGCGCATTCCTACCCGAAGACGCGTGGCAAGGACTGGCAACCCTCTCCGGCAGTTGGATTGGCGGTACGGCTAACATGATTGCCATCAAAGAAAGCGTCGGTGCCTCTGATGCTATCCTCGGTCCTATTATCGTTGTGGATACCGTGGTAGGCTATGGCTGGGTTGGCATTCTCATTTTCATGAGTACAATCCAGCACAAATTCGACAAGTGGGTCAAAGCTGACAACACGGCCATCGAGTCGGCCAACGAACGACTGGCTGAGATAGACGACGAGCGCCGGCCCTCTACCCTAAACGACCTGGTCTATATCCTGGGCCTCGGTATGGTGGCTACCATTGTCGCCATTGCAATCGGCAACCGCCTCCCTTCCCTCGGCGACCCCACCATCATTAGCCCAACCACATGGGCCATTCTGCTTGTTGTCACCCTCGGACTCGCGCTATCATGGACGCCCTTGCGCAAACTGGAGCGCGCTGGTGCTTCTCGCGTTGGATTCCTTGCGCTTTATCTCCTCCTAACCTCCATCGGCGCGCGCGCTGACCTCGCGGCGGTATTGGAGGCCCCCTATTACATGCTGGCCGGCATGTTGTGGATCTCGATTCACGTAATCATCCTGATGGTTGTTGCCAAGCTTATCCGGGCTCCCCTGTTTTTTGTCGCAACGGGCAGCGTTGCCAACATAGGCGGCGCCGCCAGTGCCCCTGTAGTAGCCAGTGTCTACCACCCCGCCATGGCTCCCGTCGGTTTGTTGATGGGGATTTCGGGCTACTTCCTCGGCATCTACGCAGCCCTGGGATGCGCGTGGATTTTAGGACAACTGGCGATGTGA
- a CDS encoding helix-turn-helix transcriptional regulator, translated as MISKELVGASARPILLSILAEGESYGYAIIQRVHNLSSGQLEWKDGTLYPVLHKLEDASLIAATWRKSETGRKRKYYSITPQGQQALEAEKNQWLRVDSILAQLWNLEPRLAI; from the coding sequence GTGATTTCGAAAGAACTCGTAGGTGCTTCAGCCCGACCCATCTTGCTCTCTATTTTGGCCGAAGGAGAATCGTATGGCTACGCTATTATCCAGCGTGTGCATAACCTTTCAAGTGGCCAACTGGAATGGAAAGACGGCACCCTCTACCCTGTATTACATAAACTTGAAGATGCTTCCTTGATCGCTGCAACATGGCGAAAATCTGAAACTGGCAGGAAGCGCAAATACTACAGTATCACCCCGCAGGGACAGCAAGCGCTAGAGGCCGAAAAGAACCAGTGGCTACGCGTCGATTCGATACTCGCACAACTATGGAATCTGGAACCAAGGCTAGCCATTTAG
- a CDS encoding ABC transporter permease produces the protein MKRFNLEKAITAWRHRLRRNRSFLKEDIDELESHLRDYIDTLLGQNLDPKEAYDQAITRLGSYEELVSEYKKVRYGRSKRKTSTLKAWHWHWAMLKNYLTIAFRNLHRHPFFSSLNILGLAIGLASCLLILLYVAYEKSFDQHHEQADQIYRLNWDYNWNASEGIGSTTPPPLARTIIDEVPEVEVATRIYRASAMVTRYQNTFFSETNIIAADPNFFEVFSFTLLEGDPATALREPGSVILTKETALKYFGDAPALGETIEIGESQDAFGGYYSNTYKVAGVLEDLPPNSHLDFDVLTSMTSFPIVEYFDWSWVWMQVTTYAVIHEPASIPAIEAQLTKLVAQHAPASFQRIGFSYDELMQSGGHWDFVLQPLDDIYLGSQDIGNRLGPLGNGTYLYILLVVALFILIIACINFMNLSTARSMRRAKEVGVRKVLGSARKSLVGLFMTEAVLLTVIAMIVALGLAAVFVVPFSRFAGIHLESSFLTSGTWLLLLIPATLLIGLLTGSYPSLYLSRFTPIAAMKKSKATGKGGNVFRNGLVVFQFAISIALIVCTLLVNKQMRFFEQSDMGFDKEGLLIISNENDRLGDQAATFVDLLEADARIIHATQTTGVPFSDGFQDYYKVETRGDEQFDLTSYMVDNDFIQTLGLDVIQGQGFSEDFTSNQSGVLLNESAVQRFGLDDPIGKTITYPTAGTFEIIGVLKDFNFMSLHESIMPFALFHQDSESYNIPNAYVVARMQMGNVQHTLNEIRKSWETFAPDAPFEYSFLDDGLAAQYWSERQLQTIFFIFSILAILIACIGLVGLAAFAAEKRTREIGIRKTLGATVPGLLTLLVKDFVKWVLVANLVAWPLAGVVMNWWFAGFAYSADMGYAAFIIATGMALFISIVTVGYQASRVAFSNPIQSLRVE, from the coding sequence ATGAAGCGATTTAATCTGGAAAAAGCTATTACCGCATGGCGGCATCGCTTACGCCGTAACAGGTCTTTCCTCAAAGAAGATATAGACGAATTGGAAAGCCATCTAAGGGACTATATCGATACCCTGTTGGGGCAAAACCTGGATCCGAAAGAAGCCTATGACCAGGCCATAACACGCCTCGGCAGTTATGAAGAACTGGTTTCGGAATACAAGAAGGTGCGCTACGGACGATCCAAACGAAAAACCAGCACGCTCAAAGCATGGCACTGGCACTGGGCGATGCTAAAAAACTATCTCACCATAGCGTTCAGAAACCTACACAGGCACCCCTTCTTTTCCAGCTTAAACATATTGGGCCTTGCCATTGGACTCGCAAGCTGTCTGCTCATCCTGTTGTATGTCGCTTATGAAAAGAGTTTTGATCAACATCATGAACAAGCAGATCAAATTTATCGCCTCAATTGGGATTACAACTGGAATGCGTCGGAAGGCATCGGCTCAACAACGCCTCCTCCCCTCGCCCGAACCATCATCGATGAAGTCCCTGAGGTAGAAGTTGCCACGCGTATTTACCGGGCATCAGCCATGGTTACACGCTATCAAAACACCTTTTTCAGTGAGACCAACATCATTGCAGCTGATCCTAATTTCTTCGAGGTCTTCAGTTTTACGCTATTGGAAGGAGATCCCGCAACAGCACTGCGTGAACCTGGCAGCGTAATTCTAACAAAAGAAACAGCGCTAAAATACTTTGGAGATGCCCCGGCACTGGGAGAGACCATTGAGATCGGTGAGAGCCAGGATGCCTTCGGTGGGTATTACAGCAATACGTACAAAGTCGCCGGCGTACTCGAAGACTTACCGCCCAACTCACATTTGGACTTCGACGTCCTCACCTCGATGACATCATTTCCGATCGTCGAGTATTTTGACTGGAGTTGGGTCTGGATGCAGGTAACAACCTATGCTGTTATACATGAACCTGCTTCAATTCCAGCAATCGAGGCGCAACTTACAAAGCTGGTAGCGCAGCATGCGCCGGCTTCTTTTCAGCGCATTGGTTTTTCTTACGACGAACTGATGCAAAGTGGCGGGCACTGGGATTTTGTGCTCCAACCACTCGATGATATCTACCTCGGATCGCAAGATATTGGCAACCGCCTCGGCCCGCTGGGGAATGGTACGTACCTGTACATTTTGCTCGTCGTTGCCCTTTTCATCCTCATTATCGCCTGTATAAACTTCATGAACCTGTCAACGGCAAGGTCCATGCGTCGTGCAAAAGAAGTTGGGGTCAGAAAGGTGCTTGGTTCTGCGCGCAAAAGCCTGGTTGGACTGTTTATGACAGAAGCTGTGTTGTTAACCGTGATTGCTATGATCGTCGCGCTTGGCCTTGCGGCTGTCTTTGTAGTTCCTTTCAGCCGCTTTGCCGGCATCCACCTGGAATCATCGTTTCTTACTTCTGGCACCTGGTTGCTACTGCTTATACCTGCCACCCTCTTGATCGGCTTGTTGACCGGTAGCTACCCGAGCCTCTACTTGTCGCGATTTACCCCTATTGCGGCTATGAAGAAAAGTAAAGCAACCGGTAAAGGGGGCAATGTATTTCGCAATGGCCTCGTCGTTTTTCAATTTGCTATTTCAATCGCCCTGATCGTTTGTACGCTGCTCGTGAACAAACAAATGCGATTTTTCGAGCAGTCAGACATGGGATTCGACAAAGAAGGCTTGCTCATCATCTCTAATGAAAATGATCGGCTGGGAGATCAGGCAGCTACCTTTGTAGATTTACTGGAAGCTGATGCCCGTATAATCCATGCAACGCAAACCACCGGCGTGCCTTTTTCGGATGGATTCCAGGACTATTACAAAGTTGAAACCCGCGGCGATGAACAATTCGATTTGACGTCTTACATGGTCGACAATGATTTCATACAAACACTCGGCCTCGACGTAATTCAGGGGCAGGGGTTTTCGGAAGATTTCACGTCCAATCAAAGCGGCGTACTGCTCAACGAAAGTGCGGTTCAACGATTTGGCCTCGATGATCCGATTGGTAAGACGATTACCTATCCAACGGCCGGCACTTTCGAAATTATCGGCGTACTGAAGGACTTTAATTTCATGTCGCTTCACGAGTCTATTATGCCGTTTGCACTGTTTCATCAGGACTCCGAATCGTATAACATTCCCAATGCCTATGTGGTTGCTCGAATGCAGATGGGCAATGTCCAGCATACATTGAACGAAATCAGAAAATCGTGGGAAACGTTTGCGCCGGATGCGCCTTTTGAGTACAGCTTCCTGGATGACGGCCTGGCTGCGCAGTACTGGTCTGAAAGACAGTTACAAACGATCTTCTTTATTTTCTCAATTCTGGCGATTTTGATTGCCTGCATTGGCCTTGTTGGGCTTGCAGCTTTTGCAGCAGAAAAGCGGACAAGAGAGATCGGTATTCGCAAAACACTGGGCGCGACCGTTCCGGGACTCTTGACGTTGCTCGTCAAAGACTTTGTAAAATGGGTCCTGGTTGCCAATCTTGTCGCCTGGCCCCTTGCCGGCGTTGTCATGAACTGGTGGTTTGCGGGATTCGCCTACAGCGCTGATATGGGGTATGCTGCATTCATCATTGCTACTGGCATGGCGCTCTTTATATCTATTGTAACCGTTGGATATCAAGCATCGAGGGTTGCATTTTCAAATCCCATACAATCGCTGCGGGTTGAATAA